The following proteins are co-located in the Ketogulonicigenium robustum genome:
- a CDS encoding sulfurtransferase, protein MANDVANDVGPDTYLVEPDWLEQHLYDPGIVVIDCSWYIPEAEKSARAEFGAGHIPGARFFDLDAASDAASPYVNMLPSPAQFAAVAGGLGIGPDTLVVVYDSSYVSARVWWMFRHFGHNRVAILNGGWKRWLAAGYPVEAGLSDVAPVAHTTATPAARAGDVADWHDVQAALADGSAGVVDARTHERFTGALPSGYPGVAGGHMPGAINVPWGQLLPQADDYTFVSPDQARAVMEAAGVDLARPLIATCGSGVTAAILLFQLARMGKTDVTLYDGSWHEWGQRDDLPKETV, encoded by the coding sequence ATGGCAAACGACGTGGCAAATGACGTGGGGCCGGATACCTATCTGGTCGAGCCTGACTGGCTGGAGCAGCACCTCTACGACCCCGGTATCGTGGTGATCGACTGTTCATGGTACATCCCCGAGGCGGAAAAAAGCGCGCGGGCCGAATTCGGCGCGGGGCATATTCCCGGCGCGCGGTTTTTCGATCTGGATGCCGCATCGGACGCCGCATCGCCCTATGTGAACATGCTGCCCAGCCCTGCGCAGTTCGCAGCGGTGGCGGGCGGACTGGGTATCGGGCCCGACACATTGGTTGTGGTGTATGACAGCAGCTATGTCTCGGCCCGTGTGTGGTGGATGTTTCGCCATTTTGGCCACAACCGGGTCGCCATTCTGAATGGCGGCTGGAAACGCTGGTTGGCCGCAGGCTATCCGGTCGAGGCGGGGCTTTCTGACGTGGCGCCTGTCGCCCATACCACGGCGACCCCTGCCGCAAGGGCAGGCGATGTAGCCGATTGGCACGATGTGCAAGCCGCCCTTGCCGATGGCAGCGCAGGCGTCGTCGATGCCCGCACGCACGAGCGGTTCACTGGCGCGCTGCCATCGGGCTATCCGGGGGTGGCTGGGGGGCATATGCCCGGCGCGATCAATGTGCCGTGGGGCCAGTTGCTGCCGCAGGCGGACGATTACACCTTTGTGTCGCCCGATCAAGCGCGGGCCGTCATGGAAGCCGCCGGTGTGGATCTGGCCCGGCCGCTGATCGCGACCTGCGGGTCTGGGGTTACGGCTGCCATTTTGCTGTTTCAATTGGCCCGTATGGGGAAAACCGATGTCACGCTCTATGACGGGTCGTGGCACGAGTGGGGGCAGCGCGACGACCTGCCGAAGGAGACTGTGTAA
- a CDS encoding F390 synthetase-related protein translates to MIEAINTLIATRYLPPPRTRAAIDRLQAQGFARLRRTVMPRSPFYAPFADQPVARWPQMNKARLMEHFSQINTAGLTREEALHLTLQAEASRDFTPMIGDVALGLSTGTSGQRGLFASNRAERRLWAALMMGRFMPQLWRRQRVAFFLRANNPLYETVRNPLIAFGFYDLLRGIDAHIPALNHQNPTVLIAPAQVLTRLAGAQTAGHLHIAPQQVISVAEVLSPEDEIAITRAFERPVAQIYQCTEGVLALTCKAGSLHLNERYVHFGRDVVDTATGAFCPIITDLRRQTLPILNYRLDDVLVPDPTPCACGSAATRITRIEGRADDMVYWHTRNSGTAGTETGLIYVPADILRQAVATATAPIDDYRMQQIRQDTLHITLDTPAFNAACVSVQANLQRAAEALGAQLPPLTFSHGIPPPTQDQARGGDPAPKRRRVTVQR, encoded by the coding sequence ATGATTGAGGCTATCAACACCCTAATCGCCACGCGCTACCTGCCACCCCCGCGCACCCGCGCGGCAATCGACCGGCTGCAGGCCCAGGGCTTTGCACGGCTGCGCCGCACTGTTATGCCCCGCAGCCCGTTCTATGCGCCCTTTGCCGACCAGCCGGTGGCCCGCTGGCCCCAGATGAACAAAGCGCGGCTGATGGAGCATTTCAGCCAGATCAACACCGCTGGCCTCACGCGCGAGGAAGCCCTGCATCTGACCCTGCAAGCCGAAGCCAGCCGCGACTTCACCCCGATGATCGGCGATGTGGCGCTGGGGTTGTCGACGGGCACATCGGGGCAGCGGGGCTTGTTCGCCTCGAACCGGGCGGAACGGCGGCTGTGGGCGGCCCTGATGATGGGGCGGTTCATGCCGCAGCTGTGGCGCCGCCAACGCGTCGCGTTCTTTCTGCGGGCCAATAACCCGCTTTATGAAACGGTGCGAAACCCGCTGATCGCCTTCGGGTTCTATGACCTGCTGCGCGGGATTGATGCGCATATCCCCGCGCTGAACCACCAAAACCCCACGGTACTGATTGCCCCCGCGCAGGTGCTGACCCGCCTGGCGGGCGCGCAGACCGCGGGCCACCTGCACATCGCCCCCCAGCAAGTGATTTCCGTGGCCGAGGTACTGTCCCCCGAGGATGAAATCGCCATCACCCGCGCCTTCGAACGCCCCGTCGCGCAGATCTATCAATGCACCGAGGGGGTGCTGGCCCTGACCTGCAAGGCAGGATCGCTACATCTGAACGAAAGATATGTCCATTTCGGCCGCGATGTCGTCGATACTGCCACGGGGGCCTTCTGTCCCATCATCACCGACCTGCGCCGCCAGACCTTGCCGATTCTGAACTACCGGCTGGACGATGTGCTTGTGCCCGACCCTACCCCCTGCGCCTGCGGATCTGCCGCAACGCGCATCACCCGGATCGAGGGGCGCGCCGATGACATGGTGTATTGGCACACCCGCAACAGCGGCACGGCAGGCACGGAAACTGGCCTGATTTATGTGCCTGCCGATATTTTGCGGCAGGCCGTGGCCACCGCGACTGCGCCGATCGACGACTATCGGATGCAGCAAATCCGGCAAGACACGCTGCATATCACGCTGGATACGCCCGCATTCAACGCGGCCTGCGTAAGCGTGCAGGCCAACCTGCAGCGCGCAGCAGAGGCATTGGGCGCCCAGCTGCCGCCGCTGACCTTCAGCCACGGGATACCCCCCCCAACGCAGGATCAAGCACGGGGCGGTGACCCCGCACCAAAACGGCGCAGGGTCACCGTTCAGCGTTAA
- a CDS encoding LysR substrate-binding domain-containing protein, whose protein sequence is MKRFNIRQIEAFRAVVTLGSMTNAAEQLGISQPAVSRLMLDFQEAVGFKLFRKQRGGAEPTEDARRLFEQVEKLFVGLEELNQEVHAIRSLTSGSITLVAMGPYDNGILPDMIARFRQSYPDISVRIDSQPQDRVIEWVASGRADIGVLSLPTAISTVDTYELMTRPALCAMPVDHPLAAKDVITPEDLADLSFVSFPRGTPFRFRTDSIFERAGIERQMLTEASTHEAVCNLIAAGLGVSIVSPFSPHLRRNPALAFRPFKPAIPISIGMVCDEASLSVAARALHGFILSEVAHLEQRAPA, encoded by the coding sequence ATGAAACGTTTTAATATCAGGCAGATAGAGGCTTTTCGCGCAGTTGTGACCCTCGGCAGTATGACCAATGCTGCTGAACAATTAGGCATTTCCCAGCCCGCCGTGAGTCGCCTGATGTTGGACTTTCAAGAGGCAGTCGGCTTCAAGCTATTCCGCAAGCAGCGCGGTGGTGCCGAGCCGACCGAAGACGCCCGCCGTCTTTTTGAGCAAGTCGAGAAGCTGTTCGTCGGACTTGAGGAACTGAATCAAGAGGTTCACGCCATTCGCAGCCTAACCAGCGGATCGATAACGCTGGTTGCGATGGGGCCTTATGACAATGGCATTCTGCCCGATATGATCGCCCGCTTTCGTCAAAGCTACCCCGACATTTCGGTGCGAATCGACAGCCAGCCGCAAGATCGCGTGATCGAATGGGTCGCATCCGGGCGCGCCGATATTGGCGTCTTGTCGCTGCCGACGGCGATTTCAACGGTCGATACCTATGAACTGATGACGCGCCCCGCCCTGTGCGCCATGCCGGTCGATCACCCCTTGGCCGCCAAAGATGTGATCACCCCCGAGGATCTGGCAGATCTGTCGTTCGTCAGTTTTCCGCGCGGCACGCCCTTTCGGTTTCGCACCGACAGTATTTTCGAACGCGCTGGCATCGAGCGGCAGATGCTGACCGAGGCCTCGACCCACGAAGCCGTCTGCAATCTGATCGCGGCTGGCTTGGGCGTCAGCATTGTCAGCCCGTTTTCCCCGCACCTGCGACGCAACCCAGCCTTGGCGTTTCGTCCGTTCAAACCCGCCATTCCGATCAGCATCGGCATGGTTTGCGACGAGGCCAGCCTGTCGGTCGCGGCGCGTGCGCTGCACGGCTTCATTCTCTCCGAGGTGGCGCACCTTGAACAGCGCGCGCCTGCCTAA
- a CDS encoding DUF3419 family protein, whose translation MGFFGNLNFTSANEDSRSELAAIGTQRGTIVTLTGSGARALDLLLGAADQVLALDMNPAQNALLGLKMAAFDVLDHDALLAFLGVTASDDRAATYQALRPALTPDDRAFWDARQKILARGVIYAGLWEKVLRFGARATRLWRGQARIDALFAAPDVDVQAALWRQYFDDRAWRLAIRALGQRWVWTRLVGEPGGAFLPPPRVVEARLAGAFTGAAGRFLWRESDFASLILRGTIAPPAALPLHLLPENHDGIRAGLARIRRIDGGLLDLPRLGVQGVTGFSLSDFGSYCDAATYAQVWQAVLQVAAPDARFCERIFMNDLQLPDPRIVLDRALSDRLTAQDRAIIYTLRAGRLAV comes from the coding sequence GTGGGCTTTTTCGGGAATCTGAATTTCACCTCGGCGAACGAGGATAGTCGCAGCGAGCTGGCCGCGATTGGCACGCAGCGCGGCACGATTGTGACGCTGACAGGCAGCGGCGCGCGCGCGTTAGATCTGCTGCTGGGGGCGGCTGACCAAGTCCTCGCGCTGGATATGAACCCTGCGCAAAATGCCCTGCTGGGGCTGAAAATGGCGGCCTTCGATGTATTGGATCACGATGCATTGCTGGCGTTTTTGGGCGTGACCGCCAGCGATGACCGCGCGGCGACTTATCAGGCGCTGCGGCCAGCGCTGACCCCCGATGACCGCGCCTTTTGGGATGCGCGCCAAAAGATTTTGGCCCGCGGCGTGATTTACGCGGGGCTATGGGAAAAGGTGCTGCGCTTTGGTGCGCGCGCCACGCGGTTGTGGCGGGGGCAGGCGCGCATCGACGCGCTGTTCGCCGCCCCCGATGTGGATGTGCAGGCAGCCCTGTGGCGGCAGTATTTCGATGATCGCGCGTGGCGCCTTGCCATCCGCGCGCTGGGACAGCGTTGGGTGTGGACGCGGCTGGTGGGCGAGCCGGGCGGGGCCTTCCTGCCGCCGCCCCGCGTGGTCGAAGCGCGTCTGGCAGGCGCATTCACTGGCGCTGCCGGTCGCTTTTTGTGGCGCGAGAGCGATTTTGCCAGCCTGATCCTGCGCGGCACCATCGCGCCGCCTGCCGCGCTGCCTTTGCACCTTTTGCCTGAGAATCACGACGGCATCCGCGCGGGGCTGGCCCGCATTCGCCGCATCGATGGGGGCTTGCTGGATCTGCCGCGTTTGGGGGTGCAGGGGGTGACGGGGTTTTCGCTGTCGGATTTCGGCTCGTACTGTGATGCGGCGACCTATGCGCAGGTTTGGCAGGCCGTGTTGCAGGTCGCCGCACCAGATGCGCGCTTTTGCGAGCGTATTTTTATGAATGATCTGCAGCTGCCCGACCCGCGCATCGTGCTGGATCGGGCCCTGTCAGACAGGTTGACGGCGCAAGACCGCGCCATCATTTACACGCTGCGCGCGGGGCGGCTGGCGGTTTAG
- a CDS encoding NAD(P)/FAD-dependent oxidoreductase, whose amino-acid sequence MDDLAQNPNDFTVVPPETEVVVIGGGIIGACIALELAERNIPVVLCEKGTIGEEQSGRNWGWVRKMGRDIREMPLMLRAMELWGGMEARVGADVGFRRRGITYFCDEEKDMGKYEAWMKAMEPFGLDTHFIGRERVNQIAVGNTRNFAGGLHTPSDGFAEPHLAARLIAEGARKKGARIIEGCAVRGFETTGGRVSEVITEKGRIRCNTAVLAGGIWSSLFGRNQNVKIPQLKMLSQVMRTRPISGGPLGCGSGKGFGFRQRNDGGYNIGMRSAHAVDIVPDSFRFFRDYIPAIKNEWRAMKFRIGKRSFQETAMLRPWSMDQRSPFETYRIMRPVPGNAILDQATINIKTLFPQFKDMVVNERMSAWIDVTPDAIPTISQVDAIAGFYVSTGYSGHGFGIAPAAGQLMAELITGEAPHADPTPFRHSRFIDGSEIVHWPIGF is encoded by the coding sequence ATGGACGATCTTGCGCAAAACCCGAACGATTTCACAGTCGTGCCCCCCGAAACCGAGGTGGTGGTGATCGGTGGCGGCATCATCGGGGCGTGCATCGCCCTCGAGCTGGCCGAACGGAACATTCCCGTCGTTCTGTGCGAGAAAGGCACGATCGGCGAAGAACAGTCCGGCCGCAACTGGGGCTGGGTGCGCAAGATGGGCCGCGACATCCGCGAGATGCCGCTGATGCTGCGCGCGATGGAGCTGTGGGGCGGGATGGAAGCGCGTGTCGGTGCCGATGTAGGCTTTCGCCGCCGTGGCATCACTTATTTCTGCGACGAAGAAAAGGATATGGGCAAGTACGAGGCATGGATGAAGGCGATGGAGCCTTTTGGCCTTGATACCCATTTTATTGGTCGCGAGCGCGTCAACCAGATCGCCGTCGGCAATACGCGCAACTTCGCGGGCGGCCTGCATACGCCTTCGGATGGCTTTGCCGAACCGCACCTTGCCGCCCGCCTGATTGCCGAAGGCGCCCGCAAGAAAGGTGCCCGCATCATTGAAGGGTGCGCTGTGCGCGGGTTCGAGACGACCGGCGGCCGCGTCAGCGAGGTGATCACCGAGAAAGGCCGCATCCGCTGCAATACCGCTGTACTTGCGGGGGGTATCTGGTCCAGCCTGTTTGGGCGCAACCAGAATGTGAAAATTCCGCAACTGAAGATGCTGTCGCAGGTCATGCGGACACGCCCGATCAGCGGCGGCCCGCTGGGGTGTGGGTCGGGCAAAGGGTTCGGCTTCCGCCAGCGCAATGACGGCGGGTACAATATCGGCATGCGCTCGGCCCATGCGGTTGACATCGTGCCCGACAGCTTCCGGTTTTTCCGCGACTACATCCCCGCCATCAAGAACGAATGGCGCGCGATGAAGTTCCGCATCGGCAAGCGCAGCTTTCAGGAAACCGCCATGCTGCGCCCATGGTCGATGGATCAGCGGTCGCCGTTCGAGACCTATCGCATTATGCGCCCCGTGCCCGGCAATGCGATTCTGGACCAAGCGACCATCAACATCAAAACGCTGTTTCCCCAGTTCAAAGACATGGTCGTGAACGAACGGATGAGCGCGTGGATCGACGTGACCCCTGATGCGATTCCCACGATTTCGCAAGTCGATGCGATTGCGGGCTTCTATGTCTCGACCGGTTATTCGGGCCATGGCTTTGGCATCGCCCCCGCCGCAGGCCAGTTGATGGCCGAACTGATCACCGGCGAAGCCCCCCATGCCGACCCGACCCCGTTCCGTCACAGCCGTTTCATCGACGGGTCGGAAATTGTTCACTGGCCGATTGGCTTTTAA
- a CDS encoding NAD-dependent epimerase/dehydratase family protein — protein MARVLITGATGCLGARLVDTCLHAGDDVIAIGRDTLAGAQLSVQGAHFVHHDLTQPLPARHLYGVDTVYHCAALSSAWGDPRTFQAVNVTATAALLRIAQQAGVGRFVFASSPSIYANGADRLNLPEDAPLPKVFASHYARTKFLAEQLVMSSDNPRGMRTTAMRPRAIYGTGDRSLMPRLLAAMQRGKVPMIAGGGALVDITHVSDAARAMHLLGHHPAAGGQVFNITSGETLSFGQILQTVSQLRGLSVREVRLPYSAAMAIASVLEGAHRIFAPLREPVLTRQAVASLGRSLTLNIEKARSQLGYQPQTTLQQGVQDYA, from the coding sequence ATGGCCCGCGTTCTGATCACTGGGGCCACCGGCTGCCTTGGCGCGCGGTTGGTCGACACTTGCCTGCACGCGGGCGATGATGTCATCGCAATCGGGCGCGACACACTGGCCGGCGCGCAACTAAGCGTGCAGGGGGCCCACTTCGTCCACCACGATCTGACCCAGCCGCTGCCGGCCCGTCACCTGTACGGGGTCGATACCGTCTACCACTGCGCCGCGCTGTCATCGGCATGGGGTGACCCACGCACGTTTCAGGCCGTCAACGTCACGGCCACAGCCGCGCTGCTGCGCATCGCACAGCAAGCAGGCGTCGGGCGGTTTGTCTTTGCATCGTCCCCCAGCATCTATGCGAACGGCGCAGATCGGCTGAACCTGCCCGAAGACGCCCCCCTGCCCAAGGTTTTCGCCAGCCACTACGCCCGCACCAAGTTTCTGGCCGAACAACTTGTCATGTCGTCGGACAACCCGCGCGGCATGCGCACCACGGCGATGCGCCCCCGCGCGATTTACGGAACGGGCGACCGGTCGCTGATGCCGCGCCTGCTGGCCGCAATGCAACGCGGCAAGGTACCGATGATCGCGGGCGGCGGCGCATTGGTCGACATCACCCATGTCAGCGATGCGGCACGCGCCATGCACCTACTGGGCCACCACCCTGCGGCTGGGGGGCAGGTCTTTAACATCACATCGGGCGAGACCCTGTCGTTCGGGCAAATCCTGCAAACCGTCAGCCAGTTGCGCGGCCTCAGCGTGCGCGAGGTGCGGCTGCCCTATAGCGCGGCCATGGCCATCGCCAGCGTGCTGGAGGGGGCGCACCGCATCTTCGCCCCCTTGCGCGAGCCTGTGCTGACGCGCCAAGCGGTCGCCTCCCTCGGGCGGAGCCTGACATTGAATATCGAAAAGGCGCGCAGCCAGCTGGGCTACCAGCCACAAACCACCCTGCAGCAAGGCGTGCAGGACTATGCCTGA
- the metC gene encoding cystathionine beta-lyase has protein sequence MSKPDGTLLVNTGRPHGAGIHGVNPPIVRASTFVFDTLTAFEDASKTPFDVPFYGRVGTPTTFAFEAAMAELEGGHRAIATSSGVSAISAVLLGFMADGGHLLVVDTVYEPVRRFCTRMLARMGVETTFYDPAIGAEIADLIRDDTRLIYMESPGSGTFDVLDVPAIVAAAKARAVPTAIDNTWATPLFFRPLEHGVDVSIHAATKYIVGHSDAMLGVITTNAAVHDAVRRATQDLGACAGIEEVNLGLRGLRTLDVRLRRHAASAMQLAQWLQAQPGVARVLHPALPDCPGHAFWARDFDGAAGLFSVELTGGADAARQFIDALQLFRIGFSWGGFESLVLPVHLENRALPRWANTGALVRLQVGLEDPDDLQRDLAQALAVIAP, from the coding sequence ATGAGTAAACCCGATGGCACCTTGCTGGTCAACACCGGTCGCCCGCATGGCGCGGGAATCCACGGGGTAAACCCGCCCATCGTGCGCGCCTCGACCTTTGTGTTCGACACGCTGACGGCGTTCGAGGACGCCTCGAAAACCCCGTTTGATGTGCCGTTCTACGGCCGCGTCGGCACCCCCACCACCTTTGCCTTCGAGGCCGCAATGGCCGAGCTGGAAGGCGGCCACCGCGCGATTGCGACCTCATCGGGCGTATCGGCGATTTCGGCGGTGCTGCTCGGCTTTATGGCCGATGGCGGGCATTTGCTGGTGGTCGATACCGTTTACGAGCCTGTGCGCCGGTTCTGCACCCGTATGCTGGCGCGTATGGGCGTAGAAACCACCTTTTACGACCCCGCCATTGGCGCTGAAATCGCAGATCTGATCCGCGACGATACACGGTTGATCTACATGGAATCGCCGGGGTCGGGCACGTTCGATGTGCTGGACGTGCCTGCCATTGTGGCCGCGGCGAAGGCGCGTGCCGTGCCCACCGCCATTGATAACACATGGGCGACCCCGCTGTTCTTCCGGCCGCTGGAACATGGGGTCGACGTGTCGATCCACGCGGCGACGAAATACATCGTCGGCCATTCGGATGCGATGCTGGGGGTAATCACCACCAATGCCGCCGTCCATGATGCAGTGCGCCGCGCGACCCAAGATCTGGGGGCCTGCGCCGGGATCGAAGAGGTAAATCTTGGCCTGCGCGGATTGCGCACGTTGGACGTGCGCCTGCGGCGGCACGCTGCCAGCGCGATGCAGTTGGCGCAGTGGTTGCAGGCGCAGCCGGGCGTTGCGCGCGTTCTGCACCCCGCACTGCCCGATTGCCCGGGGCATGCCTTCTGGGCGCGCGATTTCGACGGTGCGGCGGGACTCTTTTCGGTCGAGCTGACGGGCGGCGCGGATGCGGCGCGGCAGTTTATCGATGCGCTGCAGCTATTCCGCATCGGCTTTAGCTGGGGCGGGTTCGAAAGCTTGGTCTTGCCGGTCCACCTTGAAAACCGCGCGCTGCCGCGCTGGGCGAACACCGGCGCGTTGGTGCGGCTGCAAGTCGGGCTGGAAGACCCTGATGACCTGCAGCGCGATCTGGCGCAAGCCTTGGCCGTGATCGCGCCTTAA
- a CDS encoding MBL fold metallo-hydrolase, which yields MPEAYEVTLLRVGYCRAPERLSRRDGGLRPVAFPAGAALLRHPRHGSVLFDTGYGRAFFDATAPFPERLYRWLTPVTFHAHESLANQLRAEQPDRIVLSHLHADHVAGLFDLAAPLPPVLASAPAMAALKAGRLASLKAGLPEGLRDNLRAIPIAPIQALPPVDLTPWDLAEFGTGFDLFGDQSALIVPLPGHGTGQVGLFVPHTSTGPTFLVADAAWGLSALRANSPPPRMTLARLGDANAYLATFARLVALHRRAPHVRIVASHCPENFPPHD from the coding sequence ATGCCTGAGGCCTACGAGGTCACTTTGCTGCGGGTCGGGTACTGCCGCGCGCCCGAACGGCTATCGCGCCGTGATGGCGGCTTGCGGCCCGTCGCGTTTCCAGCGGGCGCTGCGCTGCTGCGCCACCCTCGCCATGGCAGCGTGCTGTTCGACACTGGCTATGGCCGCGCGTTCTTTGATGCCACCGCGCCCTTCCCCGAACGCCTTTACCGGTGGCTCACCCCCGTGACGTTTCATGCGCACGAGTCGCTGGCCAATCAGCTGCGTGCCGAGCAGCCCGACCGCATCGTTCTGTCGCATTTGCATGCCGATCATGTGGCGGGCCTGTTCGACCTTGCCGCGCCGCTGCCCCCCGTTCTGGCCAGCGCCCCCGCGATGGCCGCGCTGAAAGCGGGGCGGCTGGCCAGTCTGAAGGCGGGGCTTCCCGAAGGGCTGCGCGACAATCTGCGGGCAATCCCCATCGCGCCCATTCAGGCCCTGCCGCCCGTCGATTTGACCCCGTGGGATTTGGCAGAGTTCGGCACGGGGTTCGACCTGTTTGGCGACCAGTCTGCGCTGATCGTACCGCTGCCCGGCCATGGCACTGGTCAGGTGGGGCTGTTCGTGCCCCATACCAGCACGGGGCCGACGTTTCTGGTTGCCGACGCGGCTTGGGGCCTGTCTGCCCTGCGCGCCAATAGCCCGCCACCCCGCATGACATTGGCGCGGCTGGGCGATGCCAATGCCTATCTGGCAACCTTCGCGCGCCTTGTGGCCCTGCATCGCCGCGCGCCGCATGTACGTATTGTTGCGTCGCACTGCCCCGAAAACTTCCCCCCGCATGATTGA
- a CDS encoding 3-oxoacyl-ACP synthase III family protein produces MMPHLKTTPTRAPSPITFSIAGSGIYLPRHILPSDEIDNRLGWPAGQCAQRYGLTQRHIAAPDETTSFMAAAAARAALQNADMPPSALDLIIGACGVMEQPIPSTAALVQNRLGLGQSGGAAYDVNATCLSFVQAFELAVMRISLGLARNVLVFSADIASAALDWSNPDAAAIFGDGAAAVVLTAGPSQLLAHRFATYGAGHEICRLEGGGTRLGVHGAAAQNLFQMDGAQAFRYAARHMPAFLAALLDDAGCRLDDLACVIPHQASGPALAREIARLGIDPARVVNTYTRCGNQIAASIPTALHHARANGQLKAGDRALIIGTSAGISLGGMVVQI; encoded by the coding sequence ATGATGCCCCACCTTAAAACGACACCCACACGCGCCCCTTCGCCGATCACATTCAGCATCGCCGGAAGCGGGATTTATCTGCCACGGCACATCCTGCCCTCGGACGAAATCGACAACCGTTTGGGGTGGCCCGCGGGCCAATGCGCCCAGCGCTACGGCCTGACCCAGCGCCACATCGCTGCGCCCGACGAGACCACATCCTTTATGGCCGCCGCCGCCGCGCGCGCTGCGCTGCAAAATGCAGACATGCCGCCCAGCGCGCTGGACCTGATCATCGGTGCGTGCGGGGTGATGGAACAGCCCATCCCCTCAACCGCTGCTTTGGTGCAAAACCGCCTTGGGCTGGGGCAGTCGGGGGGGGCGGCCTACGATGTGAATGCCACCTGCCTCAGCTTTGTCCAAGCGTTCGAACTGGCAGTCATGCGGATCAGTTTGGGGCTCGCGCGCAACGTGCTGGTGTTTTCGGCCGATATCGCGTCAGCGGCGCTTGATTGGTCGAACCCAGACGCTGCCGCGATTTTCGGCGATGGCGCGGCGGCCGTGGTGCTGACGGCAGGCCCTTCGCAACTCCTCGCGCACCGCTTTGCAACCTACGGCGCGGGGCACGAAATCTGCAGGCTGGAAGGCGGCGGCACGCGGCTGGGCGTGCACGGCGCTGCCGCGCAAAACCTGTTCCAAATGGACGGCGCGCAGGCGTTTCGCTATGCCGCGCGCCACATGCCTGCCTTTTTGGCGGCGCTGCTGGACGATGCGGGGTGCCGCCTTGATGATCTGGCTTGTGTCATCCCGCACCAAGCCTCGGGGCCGGCGCTGGCACGGGAAATCGCGCGGCTGGGGATCGATCCTGCCCGCGTCGTCAACACCTACACCCGCTGCGGCAACCAGATCGCGGCATCAATCCCGACGGCTCTGCATCACGCACGCGCCAATGGGCAGCTAAAGGCGGGTGACAGGGCGCTGATCATCGGCACATCGGCAGGTATATCACTGGGCGGCATGGTGGTGCAAATCTGA